In the Shewanella sp. OMA3-2 genome, one interval contains:
- the murB gene encoding UDP-N-acetylmuramate dehydrogenase: MYMSVSLLKHNTLGLEQSCDELFVVDSKESLIETCLSLYHSDKALMILGSGSNVVFTEDFAGAVVKIATKGITVEQEGNEVLLIVEAGESWHELVTYCVENNFYGIENLALIPGTVGAAPIQNIGAYGAEFSQVCHSVEFLDLDSSQLFEISAEDCQFDYRESIFKQQLKHKAVITAVKIKLTQVWEPQLDYAPLNTLDATTVSAKQVFDLVCQIRQSKLPDPAVLGNVGSFFKNPIVNADKFKALKEKFPELIGYSLEDSLVKLAAGWLIDNAGLKGFSVGGASVHQLQALVLVNSANATGNDICQLALHVIDVIEQRFEVSLETEPRIMAQFGEVVLS, translated from the coding sequence ATCTATATGTCAGTATCTCTGCTTAAACACAATACTCTTGGACTAGAACAGTCCTGTGATGAACTATTTGTTGTAGATTCAAAAGAATCGCTTATCGAGACATGCCTATCTTTATATCACTCAGATAAAGCCTTAATGATACTAGGTAGTGGCAGCAATGTGGTCTTCACTGAAGATTTTGCCGGTGCCGTAGTTAAAATTGCGACTAAAGGGATTACTGTAGAACAAGAAGGGAATGAGGTACTGCTTATTGTTGAGGCTGGTGAGAGTTGGCACGAGCTGGTGACGTATTGTGTTGAAAATAATTTTTACGGTATAGAAAATTTAGCCTTAATACCAGGTACGGTTGGTGCTGCGCCGATTCAAAATATCGGTGCTTACGGTGCAGAGTTTAGTCAGGTTTGCCATTCTGTTGAGTTTCTCGATCTTGATTCATCACAACTGTTTGAAATTAGCGCTGAAGATTGTCAATTTGATTATAGAGAGTCAATTTTTAAGCAACAACTTAAACATAAAGCTGTTATTACAGCGGTCAAAATTAAGTTAACTCAAGTGTGGGAACCACAACTTGATTACGCGCCGTTAAACACACTCGATGCTACGACAGTAAGTGCCAAACAGGTTTTTGACTTGGTTTGCCAGATAAGACAGTCGAAATTACCTGACCCTGCTGTATTAGGAAATGTTGGCAGCTTTTTTAAAAACCCTATTGTTAACGCCGATAAATTTAAAGCTTTAAAAGAGAAATTTCCAGAGTTAATCGGCTACAGCTTAGAAGATAGCCTAGTGAAACTAGCCGCAGGTTGGTTAATCGATAATGCAGGACTTAAAGGTTTTAGTGTTGGTGGCGCATCGGTACATCAATTGCAGGCGCTAGTGTTAGTTAACTCTGCTAATGCAACCGGCAATGATATCTGTCAACTCGCATTACATGTTATTGATGTTATTGAACAGCGATTTGAAGTATCCCTAGAAACGGAACCTAGAATTATGGCGCAATTTGGAGAGGTCGTTTTATCATGA